One window of Apium graveolens cultivar Ventura unplaced genomic scaffold, ASM990537v1 ctg577, whole genome shotgun sequence genomic DNA carries:
- the LOC141702821 gene encoding uncharacterized protein LOC141702821, which translates to MGRRHYRSSDSSSDDDDKIINNKKRGRDEQQHVEVDSDSKLTKKNVSVRDEDDKVVERDRKRDEDDEEIDRRGKSTRGDRYRDRDRDRKRVYGRDGRRYDEDRFRSSRGEDDKNGRHRSSRRRDEFDGRDGGRSRYSDGDELEEGQIRKTSEEEDDRRSELRNKRDRRDKDDVRSFTKDKGADYSKDDGRLGKGGGATNVEAPLPPPPPPPQDNLSVGRTGGVYIPPFKLARMLKQVEDKSSVEYQRLTWDALRKSINGLVNKVNATNIKNIIPELFAENLIRGRGLFCRSCIKSQMASPGFTDVFAALVAVVNTKFPQVGDLLLRRIVLQLQRAYKRNDKPQLLAAVKFIAHLVNQQIVHELVALELLTTLLENPTDDSVEVAVGFVTQCGSILQDLCPRGLHGIFERFRGILHEGEIDKRVQFLIEGLFAIRKAKFQGYPAIRPELDLVEQEDQLTHEISLLDQIDPEIALDIFKPDPQFVENEQRYEELKKTLLGEESEDEADSDAATDNEDDEEGEDDESDEEQMRIRDETETNLVNLRRTIYLTIMSSVDFEEAGHKLMKIKLEPGQEMELCIMLLECCSQERTYLRYYGLLGQRFCLINKIHQENFEKCFVQQYSMIHRLETNKLRNVAKFFAHLLGTDALPWGALAYIRLTEEHTTSSSRIFIKILFQELSEHLGIRLLNERLSDPTMQDTFESIFPRDNPKNTRFSINFFTSIGLGGITENLREYLKNMPRLIMQQQKPVSESEDDSDSTSSADSDASGSDSESGSSSSSESESESDDRKKKRRRR; encoded by the exons ATGGGGCGTCGTCATTACAGAAGCAGCGATTCTTCAAGTGATGACGATGATAAGATTATTAATAATAAGAAGAGAGGCAGAGATGAACAACAACATGTCGAAGTTGATTCCGATTCGAAATTAACTAAGAAGAATGTATCAGTGAGAGATGAAGATGATAAGGTTGTTGAGAGGGATCGAAAGCGAGATGAGGATGATGAGGAGATTGATAGGAGAGGAAAATCAACGAGAGGAGATAGGTATCGAGATAGAGATAGAGATCGAAAACGTGTTTATGGCCGCGATGGTCGTCGCTATGATGAGGATAGGTTTCGGAGTAGTAGGGGGGAAGATGATAAGAATGGACGACATAGAAGTAGTAGAAGAAGAGATGAATTTGATGGTAGAGACGGTGGACGGAGTAGGTATTCGGATGGTGATGAGCTGGAGGAAGGTCAGATTCGAAAGACGAGTGAGGAGGAGgatgatcggaggagtgaattACGGAATAAGAGGGATAGGAGAGATAAGGATGATGTTAGGAGTTTTACTAAAGATAAGGGAGCTGATTATTCCAAAGACGATGGAAGACTAGGGAAAGGAGGAGGGGCTACTAATGTCGAAGCTcctcttcctcctcctccccCTCCTCCTCAGGATAATTTAAGTGTAGGGAGGACGGGCGGGGTTTATATTCCGCCTTTTAAGTTAGCGAGAATGCTCAAGCAAGTTGAGGATAAGAGTAGTGTGGAGTACCAGAGATTGACATGGGATGCTTTGAGGAAGAGTATTAATGGACTTGTCAATAAGGTTAATGCTACCAACATCAAGAATATCATTCCTGAGCTGTTTGCGGAGAATCTCATTAGAGGCAGAGGCTTGTTTTGTCGTTCTTGTATCAAGTCTCAGATGGCTTCTCCCGGGTTCACTGATGTCTTTGCTGCACTTGTGGCTGTTGTCAACACTAAGTTCCCCCAAGTTGGTGATCTTCTTTTGAGGAGAATTGTTCTTCAATTACAGCGAGCATACAAAAGGAATGACAAG CCCCAATTACTAGCTGCTGTCAAATTCATAGCACATCTTGTCAATCAACAAATAGTTCATGAGCTTGTAGCTCTCGAACTACTCACAACATTGTTGGAGAATCCTACCGACGATAGTGTCGAGGTTGCTGTTGGCTTTGTTACCCAATGCGGGTCAATCCTACAAGACCTCTGTCCCCGAGGTTTGCATG GTATTTTTGAACGTTTCCGTGGGATTCTTCATGAAGGAGAGATTGACAAGCGGGTTCAATTTTTAATTGAAGGTTTATTTGCCATACGAAAAGCCAAATTTCAG GGTTACCCAGCTATTCGTCCGGAGCTAGACCTGGTGGAGCAAGAAGATCAATTGACCCATGAAATATCGCTTTTAGATCAAATAGATCCTGAGATTGCGCTGG ATATTTTTAAGCCAGATCCCCAGTTTGTTGAAAACGAACAACGTTATGAGGAACTGAAGAAAACTCTGCTTGGAGAAGAGTCTGAAGATGAAGCAGACTCAGATGCAGCAACGGATAATGAAGATGATGAAGAGGGTGAAGATGATGAATCTGATGAAGAGCAGATGAGAATAAGAGATGAAACAGAAACAAATCTTGTGAATCTTCGGAGGACGATTTACCTAACAATCATGTCTagtgttgattttgaagaagctGGTCACAAGCTTATGAAAATCAAGCTAGAGCCCGGACAAGAG ATGGAGCTCTGCATTATGTTGTTAGAATGCTGCAGCCAAGAAAGAACTTATCTACGTTATTACGGTCTTTTGGGTCAAAGATTTTGCCTAATAAACAAGATTCATCAAGAGAATTTCGAAAAATGCTTTGTGCAGCAATATTCAATGATTCATCGGCTCGAAACAAATAAGTTACGTAATGTGGCAAAGTTTTTTGCGCATCTTCTTGGCACTGATGCTCTACCTTGGGGTGCTCTAGCTTACATACGGCTGACTGAAGAGCATACTACTTCCTCGTCTCGTATTTTCATCAAAATTCTTTTCCAG GAATTATCGGAACACCTAGGGATTCGCCTTCTGAATGAGAGGCTCAGCGATCCCACAATGCAGGACACGttcgagtcaattttcccaaGAGACAATCCCAAGAACACGAGATTCTCAATCAACTTTTTCACGTCCATTGGGCTTGGTGGCATCACTGAAAATTTGAGAGAGTACTTGAAGAATATGCCCCGCCTTATCATGCAACAGCAAAAGCCAGTTTCTGAATCTGAAGATGACTCTGACAGCACTAGTAGTGCTGATTCAGATGCATCTGGTTCTGATTCAGAATCAGGTTCATCGAGCTCCAGTGAAAGCGAAAGCGAAAGTGATGACAGGAAGAAGAAGCGAAGGAGACGATAA